One genomic window of Comamonas serinivorans includes the following:
- a CDS encoding UDP-N-acetylmuramoyl-tripeptide--D-alanyl-D-alanine ligase has product MSGEPMNWTLAEMARAVPGAQLQGDGQVRIARVCTDSRDVQPGDVFIALQGERFDAAAFVPQALQAGAVAYVMVEDRAAPVGASGLRVPDAKLALGQLALAWRQRIIGPLIAVAGSNGKTTVTQMLAAILSAWTGGHRLATQGNFNNDIGLPLTLLRWRPDMRAAVVELGMNHVGEMAYLSPMAAPTVALVNNAQREHQEFMQSVEAVARENGEVLRALQPGGVGVVPHGDVHVPIWREMAGSHRLMTFGDAAAADVHLRHCTWQRDAWRVTAGTPAGELGVELHVVGRHNVRNALAATACALAAGVPVADIAAGLSAFRAVGGRSRVVLLERADSTVTLIDDTYNANPDSVEALIDVLAELPGPRLLVLGDMGEVGDQGPQYHTDVGTYAARRGVDRLLTLGELARHAATGFGDSQAHAADLDALLQQVLPSVTTYSTIAVKGSRFMRMERVVQALQNANQPQGGVAC; this is encoded by the coding sequence ATGAGCGGTGAGCCCATGAACTGGACCCTGGCCGAGATGGCGCGGGCCGTCCCGGGTGCGCAGCTGCAAGGTGATGGGCAGGTGCGCATTGCCCGCGTGTGCACCGACAGCCGGGACGTGCAGCCCGGCGATGTGTTCATCGCGCTGCAGGGCGAACGGTTCGATGCCGCGGCCTTTGTGCCGCAGGCGCTGCAGGCCGGTGCCGTGGCCTATGTGATGGTTGAGGACCGTGCGGCGCCCGTGGGGGCCAGCGGCTTGCGGGTGCCCGATGCCAAGCTGGCCCTGGGTCAATTGGCCTTGGCCTGGCGCCAGCGCATCATCGGGCCGCTGATCGCCGTGGCGGGCAGCAATGGCAAGACCACGGTGACGCAGATGCTCGCGGCCATCCTGTCGGCCTGGACCGGTGGCCACCGCCTGGCCACCCAAGGCAATTTCAACAACGACATCGGCTTGCCCTTGACCCTGTTGCGCTGGCGGCCGGACATGCGCGCCGCAGTGGTCGAACTGGGCATGAACCACGTGGGCGAGATGGCCTACCTGTCGCCCATGGCGGCCCCAACGGTGGCGTTGGTCAACAACGCCCAGCGCGAGCACCAAGAGTTCATGCAGTCGGTCGAGGCCGTGGCGCGTGAAAACGGCGAGGTGCTGCGTGCGCTGCAGCCGGGCGGGGTGGGCGTGGTGCCGCATGGCGACGTCCACGTGCCGATCTGGCGCGAGATGGCAGGCTCGCACCGCCTCATGACCTTTGGCGACGCTGCGGCTGCCGATGTGCACCTGCGGCATTGCACCTGGCAGCGCGACGCCTGGCGCGTGACGGCCGGCACACCGGCTGGAGAGCTGGGCGTCGAGCTGCATGTGGTGGGCCGCCACAACGTGCGCAATGCGCTGGCGGCCACCGCCTGTGCCCTGGCCGCGGGCGTGCCCGTGGCCGACATCGCAGCCGGCCTGTCGGCCTTCCGCGCCGTGGGCGGCCGTTCGCGCGTGGTGCTGCTCGAGCGGGCGGACAGCACCGTCACCTTGATCGACGACACCTACAACGCCAACCCCGATTCGGTCGAGGCCCTGATCGACGTGCTGGCCGAACTGCCAGGCCCGCGCCTGCTGGTGCTGGGTGACATGGGCGAGGTGGGCGATCAGGGGCCGCAGTACCACACCGACGTGGGGACCTATGCGGCCCGGCGCGGCGTGGACAGGCTGCTCACCCTGGGCGAGCTGGCCCGCCATGCCGCCACTGGCTTTGGCGACAGCCAGGCGCATGCCGCCGACCTGGACGCGCTGCTGCAGCAGGTGCTGCCCAGCGTCACAACGTATTCAACCATTGCCGTCAAAGGCTCGAGATTCATGCGCATGGAGCGGGTGGTGCAAGCCCTGCAGAACGCGAACCAGCCGCAAGGAGGTGTCGCGTGTTAG
- a CDS encoding UDP-N-acetylmuramoyl-L-alanyl-D-glutamate--2,6-diaminopimelate ligase, which yields MQRLADPQAANDWLRARVQGQLTVDSRRVGAHDGFVAWPGAAVDGRQFVGDALAQGAAACLVEAQGVEHALPDALRHGTQAERIASYDHLKADTGPIASLFYGEPTRQLATVAVTGTNGKTSTAWWLASLLPHLPAPHAQRCLMVGTLGVGEPPAVHSTGLTTPDPVRLHQAFRDAVQDGVTACVMEASSIGLAEHRLDGVRIDTAVFTNFTQDHLDYHADMADYWQAKRRLFDWPGLRHAVVNIDDDQGARLAEDLKTSAQAGELDLWTVGRHPAARLRAVAVHHADEGMGIELSDPDDERVVVHTTQFGDFNVNNLLGVIACMRAWGVPLAAVAQGVARLPAVPGRLQRVAAAGRSGPLVLVDYAHTPDALDKALQAVRPLADQRGGRLWCVFGCGGNRDAAKRPLMGRVAEQGADRVVVTSDNPRHEAPMAIIEAIQAGMTRPHLTEVDRGGAIQMAITQASPRDVVVLAGKGHEDYQEVVGERHPFSDLDVARLALQRRSSGGAP from the coding sequence ATCCAGCGCCTGGCCGATCCACAGGCAGCCAATGACTGGCTGCGTGCCCGCGTGCAGGGCCAGCTGACGGTGGACAGCCGCCGCGTGGGCGCGCACGACGGCTTTGTGGCCTGGCCCGGCGCCGCGGTCGATGGGCGCCAGTTCGTGGGTGATGCGCTGGCTCAGGGTGCTGCGGCCTGCCTGGTCGAGGCGCAGGGTGTGGAGCACGCCTTGCCCGACGCCTTGCGGCATGGCACGCAGGCCGAACGCATCGCCAGCTACGACCACCTCAAAGCCGACACCGGCCCCATCGCCAGCCTGTTCTATGGCGAGCCGACCCGGCAACTGGCGACCGTGGCCGTCACGGGCACCAATGGCAAGACCTCCACCGCCTGGTGGCTGGCCAGCTTGCTGCCGCACCTGCCGGCGCCGCACGCGCAGCGTTGCCTCATGGTGGGCACGCTGGGGGTGGGTGAGCCCCCCGCGGTGCACAGCACCGGCCTGACCACGCCGGATCCGGTGCGTCTGCACCAGGCATTTCGCGATGCTGTGCAGGACGGTGTCACCGCCTGTGTGATGGAGGCCTCGTCGATCGGCCTGGCCGAGCATCGCCTGGATGGCGTGCGCATCGACACGGCGGTGTTCACGAATTTCACGCAGGACCACCTGGACTACCACGCCGACATGGCCGACTACTGGCAGGCCAAGCGCCGGCTGTTCGACTGGCCGGGTCTGCGGCATGCGGTGGTCAACATCGACGACGACCAGGGTGCGAGGCTGGCGGAAGACTTGAAGACGAGCGCGCAGGCGGGCGAGCTGGACCTGTGGACCGTGGGGCGTCATCCGGCGGCCCGGTTGCGGGCGGTGGCGGTTCACCATGCCGATGAAGGCATGGGTATCGAGCTGAGTGATCCAGATGATGAACGGGTGGTGGTGCATACCACCCAGTTTGGTGACTTCAACGTGAACAACCTGCTGGGCGTGATCGCCTGCATGCGCGCCTGGGGCGTGCCACTGGCGGCGGTTGCACAGGGCGTGGCGCGCCTGCCGGCCGTGCCCGGTCGGTTGCAGCGGGTGGCGGCCGCCGGCCGCAGCGGCCCGCTGGTGCTGGTCGACTACGCGCACACACCCGATGCGCTGGACAAGGCGCTGCAGGCCGTGCGCCCCCTGGCCGACCAGCGTGGCGGCCGCCTGTGGTGCGTCTTTGGCTGTGGTGGCAACCGCGATGCAGCCAAACGGCCGCTCATGGGCCGCGTGGCGGAGCAGGGCGCCGATCGCGTGGTGGTGACCAGCGACAACCCCCGTCACGAAGCGCCGATGGCCATCATCGAAGCCATCCAGGCCGGCATGACACGGCCCCACCTGACCGAGGTCGACCGGGGGGGCGCCATTCAGATGGCCATCACGCAGGCGTCCCCGCGGGACGTCGTGGTGTTGGCCGGTAAGGGACATGAGGATTACCAAGAAGTTGTGGGCGAGCGTCACCCTTTTTCAGACCTTGACGTGGCACGCCTGGCGCTGCAGCGCCGTTCCAGCGGAGGGGCGCCATGA
- a CDS encoding peptidoglycan D,D-transpeptidase FtsI family protein, with amino-acid sequence MKSIQYSDSPLLASKTPVWRSKLIVGGLALAFLGLVGRAAYVQVIGNDFFQRQGEVRFARTLELPANRGNVLDRNGLILASSVVAQSIWAIPQDVDAKPEQLRDLAKVLGMGPDELARKVADKSRTFVWIKRQVDEPVAKAVADLKVAGFYRTKEYKRKYPEGEAAAHVVGFTNVENKGQEGVELAFEKELSGHPGSRRVYKDRLGRAVEAVGDEVPPVDGKDVQLSIDSKVQFFAYQKLRDAVVAHKAKAGSVVVLDAVTGEVLALANYPSYQPDNRAKLTGSQLRNIALTDTFEPGSTMKPVTVAIALQAGRVTPSTIINTAPGRYQLDRFTIRDTHNYGALSVEGVIQKSSNVGALKIAQKLSAQEMWDTFTALGYGQRPQVPFPGAAIGRLRPWKSWRPVEQATMSYGYGLSASLFQMAHSYTAFASDGKVLPATLLKTDEPGQGQQIFSAKTAAEIRKMLQMAAGPGGTGQRAQTVGYSVGGKSGTAHKQVGKGYAADKYRAWFTGMAPIDKPRVIVAVMIDEPTAGSYFGGAVAAPVFSEVVQQALRIMGVQPDMAVQPRIVAQAVEESF; translated from the coding sequence ATGAAAAGCATCCAGTACAGCGACAGCCCCCTGCTGGCGTCCAAGACGCCGGTGTGGCGCAGCAAGCTCATCGTGGGCGGGCTGGCCCTGGCGTTTCTGGGCCTGGTGGGGCGAGCGGCCTACGTGCAGGTGATCGGCAACGACTTCTTCCAGCGCCAGGGCGAGGTGCGCTTTGCGCGCACGCTGGAGTTGCCCGCCAACCGCGGCAACGTGCTGGACCGCAATGGCCTGATCCTCGCGTCCAGCGTGGTGGCGCAGAGCATCTGGGCGATTCCGCAGGACGTGGACGCCAAGCCGGAGCAGCTGCGTGACCTGGCCAAGGTGCTGGGCATGGGGCCCGATGAGCTGGCGCGCAAGGTGGCCGACAAATCGCGCACCTTTGTCTGGATCAAGCGCCAGGTGGACGAGCCGGTGGCCAAGGCGGTGGCCGACTTGAAGGTGGCCGGCTTCTACCGCACCAAGGAATACAAGCGCAAATACCCCGAAGGCGAAGCCGCCGCCCATGTGGTGGGCTTCACCAACGTCGAGAACAAAGGCCAGGAAGGCGTGGAGCTGGCCTTTGAGAAAGAGCTCTCTGGCCATCCGGGCTCGCGCCGCGTGTACAAGGACCGCCTGGGGCGCGCGGTCGAGGCCGTGGGTGACGAGGTGCCGCCGGTGGACGGCAAGGACGTGCAGCTGTCCATCGACTCCAAGGTGCAGTTCTTCGCCTACCAGAAGCTGCGCGATGCCGTGGTGGCGCACAAAGCCAAGGCGGGCTCGGTGGTGGTGCTCGATGCCGTCACGGGCGAGGTGCTGGCCCTGGCCAACTACCCGAGCTACCAGCCGGACAATCGCGCCAAGCTGACGGGCTCGCAGTTGCGCAACATCGCCCTGACCGACACCTTCGAGCCGGGCTCGACCATGAAGCCCGTCACGGTGGCCATCGCGCTCCAGGCCGGGCGCGTCACCCCCAGCACCATCATCAACACGGCGCCGGGGCGCTACCAGCTCGATCGCTTCACGATTCGCGACACGCACAACTACGGCGCGTTGAGCGTGGAGGGGGTGATTCAGAAGTCCAGCAACGTCGGCGCGCTCAAGATCGCGCAGAAGCTGTCGGCCCAGGAGATGTGGGACACCTTCACGGCGCTGGGCTATGGCCAGCGGCCCCAGGTGCCCTTCCCGGGGGCGGCCATCGGCCGCTTGCGGCCCTGGAAGTCGTGGCGACCTGTGGAGCAGGCCACCATGTCTTACGGGTATGGCTTGTCGGCGTCTCTGTTCCAAATGGCGCATTCGTATACTGCCTTTGCCTCGGATGGCAAGGTGTTGCCGGCCACCTTGCTCAAGACCGATGAGCCGGGCCAGGGTCAGCAGATTTTCTCGGCCAAGACGGCGGCCGAAATCCGCAAGATGCTGCAGATGGCAGCGGGGCCGGGCGGCACCGGGCAGCGCGCTCAGACGGTGGGGTACTCGGTCGGCGGCAAGTCCGGCACGGCGCACAAGCAGGTCGGCAAGGGATATGCCGCCGACAAGTACCGCGCCTGGTTCACGGGCATGGCGCCCATCGACAAGCCGCGTGTCATCGTGGCCGTGATGATCGATGAGCCCACGGCCGGCTCCTACTTCGGCGGCGCCGTGGCGGCGCCCGTGTTCAGCGAGGTGGTGCAGCAGGCCTTGCGCATCATGGGCGTGCAGCCCGACATGGCGGTGCAGCCCCGCATCGTGGCGCAGGCGGTCGAGGAGTCGTTTTGA
- the ftsL gene encoding cell division protein FtsL yields MGKFNIVLLVVVVLTGLYTVQVQYESRRLFTALDRAVAEQHRLETENARLTVDKRAEATSLRVESLATTKLSMRVATPATTEYISGAMLPAPKTTEAAQLAGASQASDSQAEGEP; encoded by the coding sequence ATGGGCAAGTTCAACATCGTGCTGCTGGTGGTGGTGGTGCTGACGGGGCTGTACACGGTGCAGGTGCAGTACGAGTCGCGTCGCCTCTTCACCGCGTTGGATCGCGCGGTGGCTGAGCAGCACCGGCTGGAAACCGAGAACGCCCGCCTCACGGTGGACAAGCGCGCCGAGGCCACTTCGCTGCGGGTGGAGAGCCTGGCCACCACCAAGTTGAGCATGCGCGTGGCCACGCCGGCCACGACCGAATACATCAGCGGCGCCATGCTGCCGGCCCCCAAGACCACGGAGGCGGCGCAACTGGCTGGCGCCTCGCAAGCCAGTGACAGCCAGGCGGAGGGTGAGCCATGA
- the rsmH gene encoding 16S rRNA (cytosine(1402)-N(4))-methyltransferase RsmH, translated as MDQTFTHTTVLLQPAVDHLMGPLAGCYVDATFGRGGHTRELLNRLGPEAQVIAFDRDPQAIQVAQGLGDARLSLRHESFAHMAELPPASVDGLLMDLGVSSPQIDDPERGFSFRFDGPLDMRMDTTRGQTVAQWLETAGIDDIAEVIRDYGEERFAVQIAKAIAARRQARGPISSTAELAELVAGAVKTREPGKDPATRTFQAFRIFINAELEELEQALTASLRILKPGGKLVVISFHSLEDRIVKQFIRAQSTEVYDRRVPFAPAKALPLKDLGRVKPSEAEVSANPRARSAVMRVAQRTEQG; from the coding sequence ATGGACCAGACGTTCACCCACACCACGGTGCTGCTGCAGCCGGCGGTCGATCACCTGATGGGCCCTTTGGCGGGCTGCTATGTCGATGCCACGTTTGGCCGCGGCGGTCACACGCGCGAGCTGCTGAATCGCCTGGGGCCCGAGGCCCAGGTGATCGCGTTCGACCGGGATCCGCAGGCCATTCAGGTCGCCCAGGGGTTGGGCGATGCGCGACTGAGCCTGCGCCACGAGTCCTTTGCCCACATGGCCGAGCTGCCGCCCGCCAGTGTGGATGGCCTGCTCATGGATCTGGGGGTGAGCTCGCCCCAGATCGACGACCCCGAGCGGGGGTTCTCATTTCGGTTCGACGGCCCACTGGACATGCGCATGGACACCACGCGTGGCCAGACCGTGGCGCAATGGCTGGAGACGGCCGGCATCGATGACATCGCGGAGGTGATTCGTGACTACGGCGAAGAACGGTTTGCTGTTCAGATTGCAAAGGCGATTGCAGCTCGCCGACAAGCACGGGGGCCAATTTCATCCACCGCCGAGCTGGCCGAGCTCGTGGCTGGTGCGGTCAAAACCCGCGAGCCGGGCAAGGACCCTGCAACGCGCACATTTCAGGCTTTTCGGATTTTCATCAACGCCGAGCTTGAAGAGCTCGAGCAAGCGTTAACGGCCAGCCTGCGCATCCTCAAGCCGGGTGGCAAGCTGGTGGTCATCAGCTTTCACTCGCTCGAGGACCGCATCGTCAAGCAGTTCATCCGCGCCCAGTCCACAGAGGTGTATGACCGCCGCGTGCCCTTTGCACCGGCCAAAGCCTTGCCGTTGAAGGACCTGGGCCGCGTCAAGCCCTCCGAGGCGGAAGTGTCCGCCAACCCGCGTGCCCGCAGTGCCGTCATGCGCGTGGCCCAACGCACGGAGCAGGGCTGA
- the mraZ gene encoding division/cell wall cluster transcriptional repressor MraZ → MFQGASSLSLDAKGRLSVPTRHRDVLMATSAGQLTITKHPDGCLILYPRPEWDRVRGELARLPAAGQWLKRIYLGNAMDVEMDGTGRVLISPELRAAGGLNKEVILMGLGNSFELWDKERYEAKEAEAMQAVPSDFLNTLSL, encoded by the coding sequence GTGTTCCAAGGTGCGTCATCACTCAGTCTCGATGCGAAGGGGCGGCTGTCTGTGCCGACCCGGCATCGTGACGTCCTGATGGCGACCTCGGCCGGCCAGTTGACCATCACCAAGCACCCCGATGGGTGCTTGATCCTCTACCCGCGCCCGGAATGGGATCGGGTGCGTGGCGAGCTGGCGCGTCTGCCGGCTGCGGGGCAGTGGCTCAAGCGCATTTACCTCGGCAATGCCATGGACGTGGAGATGGACGGCACAGGTCGCGTGCTCATTTCGCCCGAACTGCGTGCAGCAGGCGGGTTGAACAAGGAGGTCATCCTGATGGGGTTGGGCAACTCCTTCGAGCTCTGGGACAAGGAACGCTACGAGGCCAAGGAGGCTGAAGCCATGCAGGCAGTGCCCTCCGATTTCCTGAACACCCTGTCGTTGTGA